A region of Thermodesulfobacteriota bacterium DNA encodes the following proteins:
- a CDS encoding transglutaminase-like domain-containing protein has product MGKIDDKYLLPTAMIDSDSPLIIEHAEKIIDTAASPAVEKAVKLYYAVRDGIWYDPYYPFYRPEHYRASNVLKSGRGYCVSKASLLCALGRACGVPSRIGFATVRNHLATRQLIEFLGTDLFVYHGFTEFYLDGTWVKATPAFNIELCRRHKVVPLEFNGREDSIFQPFSLEKKQFMEYLENHGSYADIPLDDILSAWKGTYGEERVRKWIEAFEQSGGISPRDFSREDVL; this is encoded by the coding sequence ATGGGCAAGATTGATGATAAATATCTTTTGCCGACCGCTATGATCGACAGCGATAGCCCGCTTATTATTGAACATGCTGAAAAAATAATTGATACTGCAGCAAGCCCGGCGGTTGAAAAGGCGGTAAAACTCTACTATGCGGTCAGAGACGGGATCTGGTATGATCCCTATTATCCGTTTTACCGTCCCGAGCACTACCGGGCAAGTAATGTGTTAAAAAGCGGAAGGGGGTATTGTGTGAGCAAGGCATCCCTTCTCTGTGCTTTGGGAAGAGCGTGCGGAGTTCCGTCACGCATCGGCTTTGCCACCGTGAGAAATCACCTGGCCACCAGGCAACTGATAGAGTTTTTAGGTACGGATCTGTTTGTCTATCACGGATTCACCGAATTTTATCTGGACGGAACATGGGTTAAAGCCACACCTGCCTTTAATATCGAACTCTGCCGAAGGCATAAGGTTGTCCCCCTTGAATTTAACGGCCGGGAGGACTCTATTTTCCAGCCATTCAGCCTGGAGAAAAAACAGTTTATGGAATACCTGGAGAATCACGGTAGTTACGCAGATATTCCGCTTGATGATATTTTGTCTGCATGGAAAGGGACCTATGGAGAAGAAAGGGTCAGGAAGTGGATCGAGGCTTTCGAACAGTCAGGAGGAATATCGCCCCGCGATTTTAGCCGGGAGGATGTGCTTTAA
- a CDS encoding tetratricopeptide repeat protein, with protein sequence MPKAKNAEEYIAMQRAALAGNPECGTSHYNLAVALLGLKKYDEAQNELFAALDCSPNLAEAYVQLGGICLQKGDLEGCLEYNKRAVKSRAGFSEGWANIGFAQLQLGNIEEAITALEKATRWNPKFLQAYTTLGNAYLMKGMVDESIEANMKALKLEEGFAVAHNNLTVAYLEKEHYAMAVQHCDKAVELGYEVAPEILKEIEKYRKK encoded by the coding sequence ATGCCTAAAGCAAAAAATGCGGAAGAATATATTGCCATGCAGCGGGCTGCCCTTGCCGGCAACCCGGAATGCGGAACATCTCATTATAACCTTGCTGTTGCTCTCCTGGGACTGAAAAAATACGATGAAGCCCAAAATGAACTTTTTGCTGCGCTTGACTGCAGCCCGAATCTTGCCGAGGCTTATGTACAGCTGGGAGGAATCTGTCTGCAAAAGGGAGACCTGGAGGGTTGCCTTGAATATAATAAGCGAGCGGTAAAGTCCAGGGCCGGATTTTCCGAGGGCTGGGCAAACATAGGCTTTGCACAGCTTCAGCTGGGAAATATTGAAGAAGCAATTACCGCTCTTGAAAAGGCGACCAGATGGAACCCAAAATTTCTTCAGGCTTACACCACTTTAGGAAATGCTTATTTGATGAAAGGGATGGTGGATGAAAGCATAGAGGCCAATATGAAGGCGCTTAAACTTGAAGAAGGCTTTGCCGTTGCCCATAATAATCTTACGGTGGCATACCTTGAAAAGGAGCATTATGCAATGGCCGTGCAGCACTGCGACAAAGCAGTTGAACTCGGCTACGAAGTTGCACCGGAAATACTCAAAGAGATCGAAAAGTACAGGAAAAAGTAG
- the dapA gene encoding 4-hydroxy-tetrahydrodipicolinate synthase produces the protein MKTGCYTALVTPFKGDAVDEEGLNMLIDFQIENGITGILAVGTTGESPVLSWEEHNKVIEVVASKTKNKCLCIAGTGSNNTKEAIAATEHAVKSGADAALLVDPYYNGPSSLEIRKEYVGPVAKAFPDVEVIPYVIPGRTGAQLLPEDLALLNKEFPNVSTVKEATGNIQNMKHTRECCGPNFTILSGDDGMTYEMMTNQQIAAAGVISVASNVTPGAITRMVQLLEDGRADEAENLLSGLKPLFGLVTVSTMESTPYGEAVCRARNPLAIKTLMSILGMPSGGCRQPLGKMTKKGLNTVIDAANKVQNSNPEIFKPLADFFGVDVENRLNDPSVLQGLYYEEY, from the coding sequence ATGAAAACAGGATGTTACACAGCACTCGTTACTCCGTTTAAAGGAGATGCAGTCGATGAGGAAGGACTCAACATGCTGATAGATTTTCAGATAGAAAACGGCATAACCGGTATTCTGGCTGTCGGCACTACCGGAGAAAGCCCTGTTTTATCATGGGAAGAACATAATAAAGTGATTGAGGTGGTGGCAAGCAAAACAAAAAACAAATGCCTGTGTATTGCGGGCACCGGAAGCAATAACACCAAGGAAGCCATTGCGGCCACCGAACACGCGGTCAAATCAGGTGCAGATGCAGCCTTGCTGGTTGATCCGTACTATAATGGACCAAGCTCCCTTGAAATCCGCAAAGAATATGTCGGCCCGGTGGCAAAAGCCTTTCCTGATGTGGAGGTGATTCCCTATGTCATTCCCGGAAGGACAGGTGCGCAACTTTTACCGGAAGATCTTGCCCTGTTGAATAAAGAATTTCCAAACGTAAGCACGGTAAAAGAAGCCACCGGCAATATACAGAACATGAAGCATACCCGAGAATGTTGTGGGCCGAATTTTACTATTTTATCCGGCGATGACGGTATGACTTATGAAATGATGACCAATCAACAGATTGCTGCAGCCGGTGTCATATCTGTAGCTTCAAATGTGACTCCAGGGGCCATTACGCGTATGGTTCAGCTCCTTGAGGATGGCCGTGCGGATGAAGCTGAAAACCTGCTGTCCGGGCTCAAACCTCTTTTTGGCCTCGTTACTGTGAGTACCATGGAAAGCACACCATATGGCGAAGCGGTTTGCCGGGCCAGAAATCCTCTTGCAATAAAAACATTGATGTCTATTCTCGGTATGCCCTCAGGAGGATGCAGGCAACCCTTGGGGAAAATGACTAAAAAAGGATTAAACACCGTGATAGATGCTGCGAACAAAGTACAAAACAGCAATCCTGAAATATTCAAACCGCTGGCTGACTTTTTCGGTGTTGATGTGGAGAATCGTTTAAATGACCCATCTGTTCTGCAAGGGCTGTATTACGAGGAATATTAA
- a CDS encoding galactose-1-phosphate uridylyltransferase, giving the protein MPEDHFESLNFDKESVSARFIAPSGEVVEKLIEIRTNPITRRTCRIAYSRIDEKEAGTDRLPQPPPDANNTSECPFCRPGVNSKTPQLLPEISPERRLVHDESILFPNLFPYGSYSAVSLFDNQHFVEIGQASLSSYTGSFLNCSKYFDRVLSNDPDAIYMAITQNHLPSAGGSLLHPHLQINADRLAPNHHRFIGKRALSYYNQTGACLFSDYLAHEKKDGSRYIGNTGAWQWVASFAPEGFFEIWGIFPQKTSFRQLADSDWQDLAKGVLNTQRFYRSFCRNGYNLGVLFIEDEKIPLELRMVILARSNYAPWVRNDHTGFEVMLGDMTTFTAPEETAEKARPFWRREQPIP; this is encoded by the coding sequence ATGCCCGAAGATCATTTTGAAAGCCTTAATTTTGACAAGGAATCTGTGTCAGCCAGGTTCATCGCGCCTTCCGGAGAGGTGGTTGAAAAATTAATTGAGATTCGCACCAATCCCATTACCCGGCGTACATGTCGAATTGCATACAGCCGAATTGATGAAAAGGAGGCGGGTACGGATAGGCTTCCCCAGCCGCCACCTGACGCGAATAACACTTCCGAATGCCCGTTTTGCAGACCCGGAGTGAACTCGAAAACCCCGCAGCTTTTGCCTGAAATCTCACCCGAACGTCGCCTGGTGCATGATGAATCAATCCTGTTCCCCAACCTGTTTCCCTATGGGAGCTATTCAGCGGTGAGTCTTTTTGACAACCAGCATTTCGTAGAGATAGGCCAGGCCTCTTTGTCATCGTATACCGGTAGTTTTCTAAACTGCAGCAAATATTTCGATCGTGTCCTGTCCAACGATCCCGATGCGATCTACATGGCAATCACCCAGAACCACCTTCCTTCAGCCGGTGGTTCGCTGTTGCATCCCCACCTGCAGATAAACGCAGACAGGCTTGCTCCAAACCACCACCGCTTTATAGGAAAAAGAGCCCTGAGCTATTATAATCAAACAGGGGCATGCCTTTTTTCCGATTACTTGGCACATGAAAAAAAAGATGGCAGCCGGTATATAGGAAATACCGGTGCATGGCAGTGGGTGGCTTCCTTTGCCCCGGAAGGATTTTTTGAAATCTGGGGAATATTTCCCCAAAAAACATCTTTTCGCCAACTGGCTGATTCAGATTGGCAAGACCTGGCAAAAGGAGTTTTAAACACCCAGAGGTTTTACCGAAGTTTTTGCAGGAATGGATACAACTTAGGAGTTTTGTTTATAGAAGATGAAAAGATACCCCTCGAGCTGCGCATGGTGATCCTTGCGCGCTCCAATTACGCACCGTGGGTTAGAAATGACCACACAGGCTTTGAAGTCATGCTGGGAGATATGACCACATTCACTGCACCCGAGGAGACCGCGGAAAAGGCTAGACCTTTTTGGAGAAGAGAACAGCCGATTCCCTGA
- a CDS encoding MBL fold metallo-hydrolase, with the protein MTSDKDAPELSPPCPDFTLSVCMLASGSKGNATYVTDGSTSILIDAGLSGIEIQRRLDTKGLCPENLNAIIVSHEHSDHIQGVGVLSRRFNIPVYISHKTKKASPQLGSIADLRYFECGTAFNINHLFLHPFSISHDAIDPAGFTVEKNETKIGIATDLGVSTLMVKQHLKECTLLILEANHDPDMLINGPYPWPLKQRIKSRTGHLSNHDSATLLKELLHDRLRHVVLAHLSEINNTPEKALSTVGSALNNCKTRLDVATQDKCTKLLYLK; encoded by the coding sequence ATGACTTCTGACAAGGATGCACCAGAACTCTCACCGCCGTGTCCGGATTTCACGCTTTCGGTTTGCATGCTTGCAAGCGGAAGCAAGGGAAATGCCACCTATGTTACCGATGGTTCAACTTCAATACTGATTGACGCAGGCTTGTCAGGTATTGAGATCCAGCGCAGGTTGGATACAAAAGGTCTTTGCCCGGAAAATCTGAACGCCATTATTGTATCCCACGAGCATTCAGACCATATTCAGGGCGTGGGGGTTCTTTCCCGCCGTTTTAATATACCGGTGTATATCAGTCATAAAACAAAAAAAGCCTCACCCCAACTGGGAAGTATCGCTGATCTGAGATATTTTGAGTGTGGCACGGCCTTTAATATCAACCATTTGTTTCTACATCCTTTTTCCATATCTCATGACGCCATAGACCCGGCGGGTTTTACCGTAGAAAAAAACGAAACAAAAATAGGGATTGCAACAGACCTGGGTGTTTCAACTTTAATGGTTAAACAACATTTAAAAGAATGCACCCTGCTAATCCTTGAGGCCAACCATGACCCGGACATGCTGATAAACGGCCCCTATCCCTGGCCTTTGAAACAGCGCATCAAGAGCAGAACCGGACACCTTTCCAACCATGACTCGGCAACCCTTCTCAAAGAGCTTCTCCATGACCGCCTCCGTCATGTTGTCCTGGCCCACCTGAGTGAAATCAATAATACCCCTGAAAAAGCCTTAAGCACGGTGGGAAGTGCATTAAACAACTGTAAAACCAGGCTCGATGTGGCCACCCAGGATAAATGCACCAAACTATTATATCTTAAGTGA
- a CDS encoding NAD(P)H-dependent oxidoreductase has product MKISVLNGSPKGKTSVTMQYVHFIQKEFPQHELKMINISQKIRKIEKEPQAFQHIIDEISVSDGVLWASPVYFFLVPANYKRFVELIIEKDAQKTLQNKYTAFLSTSIHFFDHTAHNYMHAVCDDFKMRYVGSFSADMYDLMKTKERQRLHLFAENFFNTIANHTFTLKNYMPLTWRNFDYHPGDVKNKTELGNKKILIVTDVESHHNNLAGMIERFKGAFSAKIETINLHDLHIKGSCLGCIHCGYDNQCVYDGKDDYIDFYNTKVKAADIIVWAGTIKDRYLSARCKLFFDRSFFNGHKPSLAGKHVGFIISGPLNQIPNLRQVLEAYVEIQHANSAGFVTDEYGDSAEIDRLLQCLAHRLVQFADRNYFKPPTFLGVGGTKIFRDEIWGRLRFPFRADYVAYKKMGIFDFPQKRYKMRLQNAIMLLLSKSPVFRKEVNKRMEKEMIKPLQQVLER; this is encoded by the coding sequence ATGAAAATCAGTGTCTTGAATGGAAGTCCCAAAGGCAAAACCAGCGTTACAATGCAGTATGTGCATTTCATCCAAAAAGAATTCCCCCAGCACGAACTGAAAATGATTAACATTTCTCAAAAAATTAGAAAGATAGAAAAAGAGCCACAGGCTTTTCAGCATATTATTGATGAGATCAGTGTTTCAGATGGCGTATTATGGGCGTCACCGGTTTATTTTTTCCTCGTGCCGGCGAACTATAAAAGATTTGTTGAACTGATTATAGAAAAAGATGCACAAAAGACTTTGCAAAATAAGTACACCGCTTTTTTATCCACATCGATTCATTTTTTTGATCATACGGCTCATAATTATATGCATGCGGTCTGTGACGATTTCAAAATGAGATATGTCGGGTCGTTTTCTGCGGATATGTATGATCTAATGAAAACCAAAGAAAGACAAAGACTGCATCTGTTTGCTGAGAATTTTTTTAACACCATTGCAAACCATACATTCACTCTAAAAAATTATATGCCGCTCACCTGGCGAAATTTTGACTATCATCCAGGTGATGTAAAGAATAAAACAGAATTGGGCAACAAGAAAATCCTAATAGTGACGGATGTTGAAAGCCACCATAATAACCTGGCAGGGATGATTGAAAGATTTAAGGGAGCCTTTTCCGCAAAAATTGAAACAATCAATTTACACGATTTACATATCAAAGGATCGTGCCTGGGATGCATTCATTGCGGGTACGATAATCAATGCGTCTATGATGGTAAGGATGACTATATCGATTTCTACAATACAAAGGTAAAGGCTGCAGATATTATTGTTTGGGCGGGAACCATAAAAGACAGGTATTTGTCTGCCAGATGTAAATTGTTTTTTGACAGATCTTTTTTTAATGGTCACAAGCCATCCTTGGCTGGAAAACATGTCGGGTTTATCATTTCCGGCCCGTTAAATCAGATCCCCAACCTTCGGCAGGTCCTAGAGGCGTACGTTGAAATTCAACATGCAAATTCCGCCGGTTTCGTCACCGATGAATATGGGGATTCGGCTGAGATTGATCGTTTATTACAATGTCTTGCCCATCGTCTTGTTCAGTTTGCTGATCGCAATTATTTCAAACCGCCCACCTTTCTCGGTGTGGGCGGAACTAAAATTTTCAGAGATGAAATTTGGGGAAGGCTTCGCTTTCCATTCAGAGCGGATTACGTGGCTTACAAAAAAATGGGAATATTTGATTTTCCGCAAAAAAGATATAAAATGCGACTTCAAAATGCAATCATGCTGCTGCTGTCAAAATCACCGGTATTCAGAAAAGAAGTGAACAAAAGAATGGAAAAAGAAATGATCAAACCACTTCAACAGGTGCTTGAAAGGTAA
- a CDS encoding deoxyguanosinetriphosphate triphosphohydrolase, translated as MSIREEFEKREKNFMSPFGCPSANTKGRVKEEEPCPVRTAFQMDRDRIVYSNAFRRLKHKTQVFLSPLGDEYRTRLTHTLEVAQIARTIARAMFLNEDLTEAIAVGHDLGHTPFGHSGETALQEIFSHGFSHNQQSLRVVEVLENKGVGLNLTYEVRDGILKHSKGYGKIIPDDPSEQACTIEGRVVRVADIMAYLNHDLDDAVRSGVITEEQVPDSCVKNIGRTHSERATTMIRDLIFSSGEQDGELQLRMSDKVYSAMTTLRQFLYDNVYRSARVHNEFVKAKKILSELYSYFLDNEMMLKKELKGMELADFIYKNQPYELSVCDIIASMTDRYAMNLYSKLFFPSPLV; from the coding sequence ATGTCAATTCGAGAAGAATTCGAAAAACGTGAAAAAAATTTTATGTCGCCTTTTGGATGTCCAAGCGCAAACACAAAAGGCCGTGTAAAAGAAGAGGAGCCCTGTCCGGTTCGAACCGCCTTCCAAATGGACAGAGACCGAATCGTTTATTCAAATGCCTTCAGACGGTTAAAGCATAAAACCCAGGTTTTCCTATCTCCTCTGGGTGACGAATACAGAACACGCCTGACACATACCTTGGAAGTCGCGCAAATTGCAAGAACAATCGCGCGTGCCATGTTTCTGAATGAAGACCTTACTGAAGCCATTGCCGTGGGGCATGATCTGGGGCATACGCCATTCGGTCATAGCGGTGAAACCGCACTTCAGGAAATATTTTCCCATGGGTTTTCTCACAATCAACAAAGCCTCAGGGTGGTAGAAGTGCTGGAAAACAAAGGGGTGGGGCTTAATCTAACCTATGAGGTTCGGGATGGTATTTTAAAACACTCCAAAGGATATGGCAAGATTATCCCGGATGATCCCAGTGAGCAGGCTTGCACCATTGAAGGCAGGGTTGTAAGGGTGGCGGATATCATGGCTTATTTGAATCATGATCTGGATGATGCCGTACGAAGCGGTGTGATCACCGAAGAGCAAGTCCCTGATTCATGTGTAAAAAATATCGGTCGGACTCATTCAGAGCGCGCCACAACCATGATCAGAGATCTGATTTTTTCCAGTGGAGAGCAAGACGGAGAACTTCAATTGCGCATGAGCGATAAGGTATATTCCGCCATGACTACTTTAAGGCAATTCCTCTATGATAACGTTTACCGCTCTGCCCGTGTCCACAACGAGTTTGTAAAGGCGAAAAAGATCTTATCCGAGCTATACTCCTATTTTCTAGATAACGAAATGATGCTTAAAAAAGAACTTAAGGGGATGGAACTGGCTGATTTCATTTATAAAAATCAACCATACGAACTGTCGGTGTGCGATATTATTGCCAGTATGACAGACCGATATGCCATGAACCTTTATTCCAAGCTCTTTTTCCCTTCTCCCCTTGTTTGA
- a CDS encoding type I restriction enzyme HsdR N-terminal domain-containing protein, whose amino-acid sequence MNSGHLILGELVDFITGQTIEDTHDERYRQKLARLLVEQKDYSKKQIKSRWDLPVRAGINQAVVKIDFMITLSDKICMIIKYSPGSMVTRHRPVLAASRLVAPYQVPIAVITNGEDADVLDGYTNEVISIGFESIPDRQQLTHRVADIHLEPIPSRRAEMESRIMYAFEIDGSCSL is encoded by the coding sequence ATGAACTCGGGTCATTTAATACTTGGCGAGCTGGTCGATTTTATCACCGGCCAAACCATCGAGGATACCCATGATGAGCGGTACAGGCAAAAACTGGCGCGGTTGCTTGTAGAACAGAAAGACTACAGCAAAAAACAGATCAAATCACGCTGGGATCTTCCTGTGAGGGCAGGGATAAACCAGGCTGTGGTGAAGATTGATTTTATGATCACCTTGTCAGATAAGATCTGCATGATAATAAAATACAGTCCCGGCTCGATGGTAACCAGGCATCGGCCTGTACTGGCGGCATCAAGACTTGTGGCCCCCTACCAGGTGCCTATTGCTGTTATAACCAACGGCGAAGATGCAGATGTCCTTGACGGCTATACCAATGAGGTTATTTCTATCGGCTTTGAATCAATACCTGACAGACAGCAACTTACCCATCGGGTTGCGGATATTCACCTTGAGCCCATTCCCTCCAGACGGGCTGAAATGGAGTCAAGAATCATGTATGCTTTTGAAATCGACGGGAGTTGTTCTTTGTAA
- a CDS encoding FecR domain-containing protein, translating to MNIRIIVFLMAVLLFTAPAMADGTGGRLVEVNGKVWIQTPGTDKTIARAGITLAPGTKILTGPDGKAEILLDDGSIIVVQQNSSMVLSGIKRQKQKKTSILIFFGRIWNKVSRAVGGRAGYEVNTPIVVCGVRGTEFETAVADDGSVRVRVDEGTVSVAGDGKDKTITQNQEIDADTDGVGKIRSAEEKADWEKWHNEKRERLKTNGRSIMDDVKSRIMVRKEKLESLRARQKDIEKKRQLALKRVQEGDQGAIEEIRRFNQELAAIADEIADLGDAAGCQFGLVDHFGNLATDPRFQMIDGKYVEAEAASMRRIKAMFDQMVKEGTDISLEAMEKMLDEMSDGQRGSLKFKKGSSKDDLFGDQKKE from the coding sequence ATGAACATTCGGATAATCGTTTTCCTTATGGCCGTACTATTATTTACCGCACCGGCCATGGCAGATGGAACGGGCGGACGCCTTGTAGAAGTAAACGGGAAAGTGTGGATACAGACCCCGGGAACCGATAAAACTATAGCCAGAGCAGGAATTACACTGGCACCCGGGACAAAAATACTTACCGGTCCCGATGGGAAGGCGGAAATATTATTAGACGATGGTTCTATCATAGTGGTTCAGCAAAATTCCTCCATGGTGCTTTCAGGCATCAAACGTCAAAAGCAAAAGAAGACATCCATCCTGATTTTTTTTGGTAGGATCTGGAATAAGGTCTCCCGCGCAGTCGGCGGTAGGGCCGGATACGAAGTCAATACGCCTATTGTGGTGTGCGGGGTTCGTGGAACTGAATTTGAAACTGCGGTGGCTGATGATGGTTCCGTACGCGTCAGAGTGGACGAAGGTACGGTCAGTGTCGCAGGAGATGGAAAAGATAAGACCATCACTCAAAATCAGGAAATTGACGCCGATACAGACGGGGTGGGCAAAATTCGCAGTGCCGAAGAAAAGGCAGATTGGGAGAAGTGGCATAATGAAAAACGCGAGCGACTAAAGACCAATGGTCGAAGTATTATGGATGATGTTAAAAGTCGCATAATGGTTCGCAAGGAAAAGCTTGAATCTCTCAGAGCCAGACAAAAAGATATTGAAAAAAAACGTCAGCTTGCCTTGAAACGTGTACAGGAGGGTGATCAGGGTGCCATTGAGGAAATTAGACGATTTAACCAAGAATTGGCGGCAATTGCAGATGAAATTGCCGACCTGGGCGATGCGGCCGGTTGCCAATTTGGCCTGGTGGACCACTTTGGGAATCTGGCGACCGATCCACGTTTCCAAATGATCGATGGAAAGTATGTTGAAGCTGAAGCAGCCAGCATGCGGCGTATCAAGGCTATGTTCGACCAAATGGTTAAAGAAGGCACTGATATCTCCCTGGAAGCAATGGAGAAGATGCTTGATGAAATGAGCGACGGCCAGAGAGGCAGCCTGAAATTTAAAAAGGGTTCGTCCAAAGACGATCTTTTTGGAGACCAGAAAAAAGAATAG